One genomic region from Quercus robur chromosome 4, dhQueRobu3.1, whole genome shotgun sequence encodes:
- the LOC126723033 gene encoding F-box/kelch-repeat protein At3g23880-like — protein MQETGEHRSLPPFLRRRNTDVPIDIALNILARLPVKPLMRFRCVCKSWDSSITNPNFISTHLNNNKIIINNNNNNNMNKDDDDDRGYLLHMPNVITRTMYSSSSSSNPVCTVVCDRTFNRISEHPIPSDLLINFAEIVGSFNGLLCLAEYGNGATYEEVIYLWNPSIRKFKRLPRTWWLSQYDWDATGFAYHSERDDYKVVKIYSPSSNRIKRPEVEAEVYSLSSDSWTRVGISLRPNVVVSKVKDYSSASFVNGALHWLVSVSEGEVEFQNRKTILSFDVDDDKFGEIALPGGHGLKPLHSERYKENLAVFKGKLAFITFENREFVYFRDSIGSCQCVIWVMEEYGVCESWNKLFSVRLGEVESFFGCTRFGELLVQKAFKFKYGASDVLRLNNCVIVSLDPETLHEKDLGVQHLPNIATTFEESLVILDRADGRSG, from the coding sequence ATGCAGGAAACGGGAGAACATCGTTCACTACCACCGTTTCTCCGACGGAGGAACACCGATGTCCCAATCGACATCGCACTCAACATCCTCGCAAGGCTGCCGGTCAAACCATTAATGAGATTCAGGTGCGTTTGCAAATCCTGGGACTCCTCAATCACCAACCCCAATTTCATCTCTACCCAccttaacaacaacaaaatcatcatcaacaacaacaacaacaacaacatgaaCAAAGACGATGATGATGATCGTGGTTATCTCTTACACATGCCCAATGTAATTACAAGGACCATGTATTCGTCTTCTAGTTCTAGCAACCCAGTCTGTACTGTTGTTTGTGACCGCACTTTCAATAGGATTTCCGAGCACCCAATTCCCTCTGATCTCCTGATCAACTTCGCCGAAATAGTCGGTTCGTTTAATGGTCTATTGTGTCTCGCTGAGTATGGAAATGGTGCTACTTATGAGGAAGTTATATACTTGTGGAACCCCAGTATTCGAAAATTCAAGAGGTTGCCTCGGACTTGGTGGTTAAGCCAATATGATTGGGATGCTACTGGGTTTGCTTATCATTCGGAGAGAGATGACTACAAGGTTGTAAAGATTTATTCTCCATCGTCGAACAGAATTAAAAGGCCTGAGGTTGAGGCTGAGGTTTATAGTTTGAGCTCGGATTCGTGGACGAGGGTTGGCATTTCATTGAGGCCCAATGTTGTGGTCTCCAAGGTCAAGGATTATTCGTCGGCCTCGTTTGTTAATGGGGCTTTGCATTGGTTGGTGTCTGTTAGTGAAGGTGAAGTGGAATTTCAAAATAGGAAAACGATTTTGTCATTTGATGTGGATGATGATAAATTCGGTGAGATTGCACTCCCTGGTGGACATGGACTGAAACCGCTACATTCGGAGCGCTACAAAGAAAATCTAGCGGTGTTTAAGGGGAAACTGGCCTTCATTACATTTGAAAATCGTGAATTTGTTTACTTCAGAGATAGTATCGGGTCTTGCCAATGCGTCATTTGGGTGATGGAGGAATATGGTGTATGTGAATCTTGGAATAAACTTTTTTCTGTGCGGTTGGGAGAAGTTGAAAGTTTCTTTGGTTGCACCAGGTTTGGTGAACTTCTAGTTCAAAAGGCTTTCAAGTTCAAATATGGTGCTAGTGACGTACTGAGGTTGAATAATTGTGTGATTGTTTCACTTGACCCCGAAACTTTACATGAGAAGGATCTTGGTGTTCAACATCTTCCAAATATAGCTACTACTTTTGAGGAAAGCCTTGTTATACTCGATCGAGCAGATGGGCGGTCTGGATAG